The proteins below are encoded in one region of Bifidobacterium catenulatum DSM 16992 = JCM 1194 = LMG 11043:
- a CDS encoding alpha-galactosidase, whose protein sequence is MTLIQTFHGNATNGTELTAVYAEQPAANVAFALVFPGNDLPRLVHWGRPLAVPATVIDMFDAQMPQRVSGALDYTPWPSVLPTQSESWIGATRFDVRRDGVELFCKFAVSNITAETVAAGKTYVMGEKDGYPSWSVADEPKQTPTVTVTAEDVEQHVKLIWTCELDETGLIRQNAEVVNTGEGQLEVGKIELAFTVPADANEILTTTGHHLRERSPQRQDFTLGRFAKASMAGRPDFDATLLLSVGEKGFGFTHGNVYSAHVAWSGNSVLSAERLPYTSGVIGGGEVLFGGEISLANGESYTTPWLIGSYGEGLNEVAARFHGYIRRVHRDWLAEHNIAPKPRPVILNTWEAVYFNHDYDTLTALADKAVESGVERFVVDDGWFGSRRDDTSGLGDWQISQDVWPDGDKSLKALADYVHGKGLEFGLWFEPEMVNPDSDLFRTHPDWVLKPTEGRLPMQGRTQQVVDLTNPDAYDYIYDAMDKLVGELGIDYIKWDHNKLVTEAVSPRTGRPAVHQQTLAVYRIFADLKAAHPGLEIESCSSGGGRVDLGILEVADRIWGSDCVDPVERADIQRYTSLLVPPEMIGEHVGASPAHSTHRATTQELRMAMAFFGHMGIEWNLLKEPQEDIDALAEWVAEFKKHREWFAVDTVVHSDAADPAVRLDGVVMPNKAAAIYRFTQLTTSQTYPAAPVRLPGLDPDKVYEVSPLDVSLDLAKQDIANGQSPLGWWKTEGVKMTGRALATYGIRPPALHPAQAVLFKAVLAPVESAE, encoded by the coding sequence ATGACGCTCATTCAGACCTTCCATGGCAACGCTACCAACGGTACCGAACTCACTGCGGTCTACGCCGAACAGCCAGCCGCGAACGTGGCGTTCGCACTCGTATTCCCCGGCAATGATCTGCCGCGACTTGTGCACTGGGGCCGTCCGCTCGCAGTCCCGGCAACCGTGATCGACATGTTCGACGCGCAAATGCCACAGCGCGTTTCCGGCGCGCTCGACTACACCCCATGGCCGAGCGTACTGCCCACGCAATCCGAATCCTGGATTGGCGCAACCCGCTTCGACGTGCGCCGCGACGGCGTGGAACTGTTCTGCAAGTTCGCAGTCAGCAACATCACCGCCGAAACCGTGGCAGCTGGCAAAACCTACGTCATGGGTGAAAAAGACGGATACCCGAGCTGGAGCGTGGCCGACGAACCCAAGCAGACCCCAACCGTTACCGTCACCGCAGAAGACGTGGAACAGCATGTGAAACTCATCTGGACCTGCGAACTCGACGAAACCGGCCTCATCCGTCAGAACGCCGAAGTCGTGAACACTGGCGAAGGCCAGCTCGAAGTCGGCAAGATCGAACTCGCATTCACCGTGCCGGCCGACGCCAACGAAATCCTCACCACCACCGGCCACCATCTGCGCGAACGCTCCCCACAGCGTCAAGACTTCACCCTCGGCCGCTTCGCCAAAGCATCCATGGCCGGACGCCCAGACTTCGATGCCACCCTGCTGCTCAGCGTCGGCGAAAAAGGCTTCGGCTTCACGCACGGCAACGTCTACTCCGCACACGTGGCCTGGAGCGGCAACAGCGTGCTTTCCGCGGAACGCCTGCCCTATACCAGCGGCGTGATTGGCGGCGGCGAAGTGCTGTTCGGCGGTGAAATCAGTCTCGCCAACGGAGAGTCCTACACCACCCCATGGCTCATCGGCTCCTATGGCGAAGGCCTCAACGAAGTCGCAGCCCGCTTCCACGGCTACATTCGCCGCGTGCACCGCGACTGGCTCGCTGAACACAACATCGCACCCAAGCCACGCCCGGTCATTCTCAACACGTGGGAAGCCGTCTACTTCAACCATGATTACGACACCCTCACCGCACTCGCCGACAAGGCCGTGGAAAGTGGCGTGGAACGTTTCGTGGTGGATGACGGCTGGTTCGGCTCCCGCCGCGACGACACCTCCGGCCTTGGTGACTGGCAGATCTCGCAAGACGTGTGGCCCGACGGCGACAAGTCACTCAAGGCACTCGCCGATTATGTGCATGGCAAGGGACTCGAATTCGGCCTGTGGTTCGAGCCGGAAATGGTCAACCCGGATTCCGACCTGTTCCGCACGCATCCCGACTGGGTGTTGAAGCCCACTGAAGGCCGTCTGCCAATGCAGGGACGTACCCAGCAGGTTGTGGACCTGACCAATCCGGACGCCTACGACTACATTTACGACGCAATGGACAAGCTCGTTGGTGAACTCGGCATCGACTACATCAAGTGGGATCACAACAAGCTCGTCACCGAAGCCGTCTCCCCGCGCACCGGACGCCCGGCAGTGCACCAGCAGACGCTCGCCGTATATCGCATTTTCGCCGATCTGAAGGCCGCACATCCGGGACTTGAAATCGAAAGCTGCTCTTCCGGCGGCGGCCGCGTGGACCTCGGCATTCTCGAAGTAGCCGACCGCATTTGGGGATCCGACTGCGTTGATCCGGTGGAACGCGCCGACATCCAGCGCTATACATCGCTGCTCGTGCCTCCGGAAATGATCGGCGAACACGTGGGCGCATCACCGGCGCACTCCACGCATCGCGCAACCACGCAGGAACTGCGCATGGCCATGGCCTTCTTCGGGCATATGGGCATCGAATGGAACCTGCTCAAGGAACCGCAGGAAGACATCGACGCGCTCGCCGAATGGGTCGCCGAATTCAAGAAGCATCGCGAATGGTTCGCAGTCGACACAGTCGTGCATTCCGACGCCGCCGATCCGGCAGTGCGCTTGGACGGTGTGGTCATGCCCAACAAGGCAGCCGCCATCTACCGTTTCACCCAGCTCACCACCTCGCAGACCTACCCGGCCGCGCCGGTACGCCTGCCCGGCCTCGACCCCGACAAGGTGTATGAGGTGTCTCCGCTCGACGTGAGCCTCGACCTCGCCAAGCAAGACATCGCCAACGGACAGAGCCCGCTCGGCTGGTGGAAGACCGAAGGTGTGAAGATGACCGGACGTGCGCTCGCCACGTACGGCATCCGCCCGCCGGCACTGCATCCGGCGCAAGCAGTCCTTTTCAAGGCTGTGCTTGCGCCCGTCGAGAGCGCTGAATAA
- a CDS encoding nucleoside deaminase, giving the protein MQWSDDMGLAIELAREAAAEGEVPVGAVVLDAGGAVIGRGRNLREAHADPLAHAEVKAMTQAARSLGTWNLADCTLIVTLEPCPMCAGACLQTHVGRIVFGAWDAKLGACGSIWDIPRDPHVGHVPEVVGGVCEMECARLMTDFFAGKR; this is encoded by the coding sequence ATGCAGTGGAGTGACGACATGGGACTTGCGATTGAGTTGGCTCGCGAGGCTGCCGCGGAGGGTGAGGTGCCGGTCGGTGCCGTCGTGCTTGACGCTGGGGGAGCGGTGATTGGTCGGGGGCGTAATCTGCGTGAGGCGCATGCCGATCCGTTGGCGCACGCCGAGGTCAAGGCCATGACGCAGGCCGCTCGGTCGCTTGGTACGTGGAATCTTGCCGATTGCACGTTGATTGTTACCTTGGAGCCGTGCCCGATGTGCGCCGGCGCGTGTCTGCAAACGCATGTCGGACGAATCGTGTTCGGCGCGTGGGATGCCAAGTTGGGTGCATGCGGTTCGATTTGGGACATTCCGCGTGACCCTCACGTCGGCCACGTTCCGGAAGTCGTCGGTGGTGTGTGCGAAATGGAATGCGCACGATTAATGACTGATTTTTTTGCTGGAAAACGGTAA
- a CDS encoding cation:proton antiporter: MAVFELIVCIIAAVVLSSFISRFIPKVSTPLVQIALGALASQLPFFPNVTLDPELFMVLFIAPLLYLEAHEIDKNELLKSVKLSLSLAIGLAIATMVAVGFALHAAWPAIPLAAALALGAALGPTDAVAVSSLGKEAALTQRQTSVLKGESLFNDASGIVGFQFAIAAAISGVFEVGDSAIQFVFSFFGGAIFGLAVGMIADLLFESLRSFGWETTTSRILMELFLPFILYLGAEAVHVSGILSVVTAGLIIRFDRTGIGPNVARTNIVSSSVWGVFSFTLNGTVFILLGMLLPNAMSASWDDPQVSNWRLLVAILTVSAVVIVMRFLWISLMLRLARDTVTGKRRKMTAQRWRSAAVMTFGGPKGTITLSLMFTIPYTITGGAWFPMRDELIFIAGGVIVVTLLLANFLLPLLAPNRNKDASVEMTEITIEVLRRTVEELTGRVTPDNRRAVLMIIDSYTKRITRLKQRIGEIDPQGYMQLQIDALNWEKEYVKTRLAKVKATPNDDKAAHDLEIEACERLLDQIMSSLRHIETEHNSGRTIWRAKGRFRALQRRMGTMLKRVNSRIRRTTPLFSDDELFAHTRVVQVDAIEHVIDRLYEEMGRDTYNTEHCSALLLDYRRGEATLRSRPNVGTSAEAQAQAEDVKRESYGIELGVIQDMYEAGDITRAQSKQLRRNVYVMSVDADAQI; encoded by the coding sequence TTGGCGGTATTCGAATTGATTGTATGTATTATCGCCGCGGTTGTGCTGTCTTCCTTTATCAGCCGTTTCATTCCCAAGGTTTCCACGCCTCTTGTACAGATCGCGTTGGGTGCGTTGGCATCGCAATTGCCGTTTTTCCCGAACGTCACGCTCGACCCGGAACTGTTTATGGTGCTGTTCATTGCGCCACTGCTGTATTTGGAAGCGCATGAGATCGACAAAAATGAGCTGTTGAAATCCGTTAAATTGTCGCTTTCATTGGCGATTGGATTAGCGATCGCCACGATGGTTGCCGTTGGTTTCGCACTGCATGCCGCATGGCCCGCAATTCCCCTTGCCGCGGCTTTGGCACTCGGCGCCGCGCTTGGACCGACCGACGCGGTCGCCGTATCTTCGCTTGGCAAGGAAGCCGCTCTTACGCAACGGCAAACCAGCGTGCTCAAGGGTGAATCCCTGTTCAACGACGCGTCCGGCATCGTCGGCTTCCAGTTTGCGATTGCAGCGGCCATCAGCGGCGTATTCGAAGTGGGCGATTCTGCCATACAGTTCGTGTTCTCGTTCTTCGGCGGCGCTATTTTCGGCTTGGCAGTAGGCATGATCGCCGACCTGTTATTTGAATCGTTGCGATCTTTCGGTTGGGAGACGACCACAAGCCGTATTTTGATGGAATTGTTCCTGCCGTTCATTCTGTATTTGGGTGCGGAAGCGGTGCATGTTTCCGGCATTCTTTCGGTAGTGACGGCCGGTTTGATCATCCGTTTCGACCGAACCGGCATCGGCCCGAATGTTGCTCGCACCAACATTGTTTCGTCAAGCGTATGGGGGGTATTCTCGTTTACGCTCAACGGCACGGTGTTCATTCTGCTTGGCATGCTACTGCCGAATGCGATGAGCGCAAGCTGGGATGATCCTCAGGTCAGCAATTGGCGGCTGCTGGTTGCGATTCTTACGGTTTCCGCAGTGGTGATCGTCATGCGATTTCTGTGGATTTCGTTGATGCTGCGTCTCGCACGAGATACCGTCACCGGTAAGCGACGCAAGATGACGGCGCAACGTTGGCGTTCGGCCGCGGTCATGACGTTCGGCGGGCCGAAAGGCACCATCACCCTGTCGTTGATGTTCACGATCCCGTACACCATTACGGGAGGCGCGTGGTTCCCCATGCGTGACGAACTGATCTTCATCGCAGGTGGCGTGATCGTCGTAACCTTGCTGCTCGCCAACTTCCTGCTGCCTCTGCTGGCGCCGAATCGCAATAAAGACGCTTCCGTGGAAATGACTGAAATCACCATCGAAGTGCTGCGACGGACCGTGGAGGAACTGACGGGACGAGTCACACCCGACAATCGTCGTGCGGTGCTGATGATCATCGACTCGTATACGAAACGTATTACACGGCTGAAGCAGCGCATCGGAGAAATCGATCCGCAAGGGTATATGCAATTGCAGATCGACGCGCTCAATTGGGAGAAGGAATACGTCAAGACGCGACTGGCGAAAGTCAAAGCGACGCCGAACGACGACAAGGCAGCGCACGATCTGGAAATCGAAGCATGCGAGCGCCTGCTCGACCAGATCATGAGCTCACTGCGCCATATTGAAACGGAACATAATTCCGGACGCACCATCTGGCGAGCCAAAGGCCGCTTCAGGGCGTTACAGAGGCGTATGGGCACCATGTTGAAGCGTGTGAACAGCCGCATTCGCCGCACTACCCCGCTGTTCAGCGACGACGAGCTGTTCGCGCACACCCGCGTGGTGCAGGTGGATGCCATCGAACATGTAATCGACCGCCTGTATGAGGAGATGGGCCGCGACACATACAATACGGAACATTGTTCGGCACTGCTGCTGGATTACCGACGCGGCGAGGCTACGCTGAGGTCGCGCCCGAATGTGGGCACGAGCGCGGAGGCGCAGGCGCAGGCGGAAGATGTGAAGCGCGAAAGCTATGGTATCGAGCTGGGTGTGATCCAAGACATGTACGAGGCGGGCGACATTACGCGTGCGCAATCCAAGCAGCTGCGACGCAACGTGTATGTGATGAGCGTGGACGCCGACGCGCAGATCTAG
- a CDS encoding alpha/beta hydrolase, with protein sequence MSEIREHETSDSHDSSNPNTPTGLIGHESQVVPGRFGEPLQVTHVQYSRGGGNAAPRRPLFLCLHGWGSNEADLADMMRYVAPYNDFASLRAPLVLQKAGSGEFGFGQGAYSWFHDCVPSGEDLDRDAYAAAQAIDDWVARNVSEDRAVVPIGFSQGGLLAIQLLRVHPERYAASISLSGFLAPGIVAGSAPADSYVAELNIPVFYGYGKNDTVIPMPELFATAAWLDEHTFLTSKSYRGLDHAVSLNEFSDLRDWLATHDIAPGIL encoded by the coding sequence ATGAGTGAAATACGCGAGCACGAAACCAGCGATTCCCACGATTCCAGCAATCCAAACACCCCGACCGGTCTGATCGGGCACGAATCGCAGGTGGTTCCGGGGCGGTTCGGCGAGCCGCTGCAGGTCACGCACGTGCAGTATTCGCGCGGGGGCGGCAATGCGGCTCCACGACGCCCGCTGTTCCTCTGCCTGCACGGCTGGGGTTCCAATGAGGCTGATTTGGCCGACATGATGCGTTACGTAGCTCCCTACAACGATTTCGCGTCGTTGCGCGCGCCGCTCGTGCTGCAGAAGGCTGGTTCCGGTGAATTCGGTTTCGGTCAAGGCGCGTATTCGTGGTTCCATGATTGCGTGCCTTCCGGCGAAGATTTGGATCGCGACGCTTATGCTGCCGCCCAAGCCATTGACGATTGGGTCGCGCGCAATGTTTCCGAAGATCGCGCTGTGGTGCCGATCGGTTTTTCGCAGGGTGGTTTGCTGGCGATTCAATTGCTGCGCGTCCATCCGGAACGGTACGCCGCATCAATCTCACTTTCCGGCTTCCTTGCTCCGGGAATCGTCGCCGGTAGCGCGCCTGCCGACAGTTATGTCGCGGAGTTGAATATTCCTGTGTTCTACGGTTATGGCAAGAACGATACCGTGATTCCGATGCCGGAGCTTTTCGCGACTGCCGCCTGGCTGGACGAGCATACGTTCCTCACGTCGAAAAGCTACCGTGGGCTCGATCATGCAGTTAGTCTCAACGAATTCAGCGATTTGCGCGACTGGCTTGCAACACATGATATCGCGCCGGGAATCCTGTAA
- the dcd gene encoding dCTP deaminase codes for MLLSDRDILAAQAEGHISLDPWTPEMVQPASIDVRLDRFFRLFNNHAYTYVDPAENQGELTEQFEVASDEPWILHPGEFALGSTWEYVKLNPTIAARLEGKSSLGRLGILTHSTAGFIDPGFEGHITLELSNVSTLPVKLWPGMKIGQMCFFQLSSPAEHPYGSQGTGSHYQGQRGPTPSRSYVNFYKADIAD; via the coding sequence ATGCTGCTGTCCGATCGCGACATTCTCGCCGCGCAGGCCGAAGGTCATATTTCACTCGATCCGTGGACCCCGGAAATGGTGCAGCCCGCTTCCATTGACGTGCGTTTGGACCGTTTCTTCCGCCTGTTCAACAATCATGCGTACACGTATGTCGATCCGGCTGAGAATCAGGGCGAGCTGACCGAGCAGTTCGAGGTGGCTTCGGACGAACCGTGGATTCTGCATCCGGGTGAGTTCGCGTTGGGGTCCACGTGGGAGTATGTGAAGCTTAATCCGACAATTGCCGCCCGACTGGAGGGCAAGAGCTCGCTGGGCCGCTTGGGTATTCTCACGCATTCCACCGCAGGCTTCATCGACCCTGGTTTCGAGGGTCATATCACGTTGGAATTGTCGAATGTGTCGACGTTGCCGGTGAAGTTGTGGCCGGGCATGAAGATCGGTCAGATGTGCTTTTTCCAGCTCAGCTCCCCCGCAGAACATCCGTACGGTTCGCAAGGCACCGGCTCGCATTATCAGGGTCAGCGCGGTCCGACGCCGAGCCGTTCCTACGTGAACTTCTACAAAGCCGACATCGCCGACTAA
- a CDS encoding IS3 family transposase, with the protein MKTESVYLGHWKECTRDEALVLIDDYIHWHDHERIKQSLS; encoded by the coding sequence ATGAAGACGGAATCCGTCTATCTCGGGCATTGGAAGGAGTGTACCCGCGATGAGGCGCTCGTCCTGATCGACGACTACATCCACTGGCACGACCATGAGCGCATCAAGCAATCACTCAGCTGA
- a CDS encoding aminotransferase class III-fold pyridoxal phosphate-dependent enzyme, which translates to MAEKTTILDMNRFDDSNLDGLDENKRELVRRRRILGKGYRLFYKDPVEIVRGKGSHVFDEKGNDYLDAYNNVVSVGHCHPHVVEAITKQAATLNTHTRYLHETILDYSEALIAKMPREIDRITYQCTGSEANDLAIRIARNYTGGRGIIITNEAYHGNTEKKPDEPGDPWFNFHAGRNDFKLRYALQGTRYWGSYITDAIKDYQETNSGEVEKTLRKDPKRVDENLKGLREELELLGGKPVLVALGYAAEKKLRRMRSEGYEVVRILHPARYIGKKEYRDRVLEVLDNIRK; encoded by the coding sequence ATGGCTGAGAAGACAACGATTCTCGACATGAACAGATTCGATGATTCCAATCTTGACGGACTGGATGAGAACAAACGCGAATTGGTTCGTCGCCGCCGCATCCTTGGCAAGGGCTATCGTCTGTTCTATAAGGACCCGGTTGAAATCGTTCGTGGCAAAGGTAGCCACGTTTTCGATGAAAAGGGCAACGACTATCTCGATGCCTATAACAATGTGGTTTCAGTCGGTCATTGCCATCCGCATGTAGTTGAAGCAATCACCAAACAGGCCGCCACGCTGAACACGCACACCCGTTACCTTCATGAGACCATTCTCGACTATTCCGAAGCACTTATCGCGAAGATGCCGAGGGAGATCGATCGTATCACCTATCAGTGCACCGGTTCGGAAGCGAATGATCTGGCCATCCGCATCGCACGAAACTATACCGGCGGTCGTGGCATCATCATTACAAACGAGGCCTACCATGGCAACACGGAGAAGAAGCCGGACGAACCGGGCGATCCGTGGTTCAATTTCCATGCGGGAAGGAACGATTTCAAACTGCGGTACGCGCTGCAGGGCACACGGTATTGGGGAAGCTACATAACCGACGCGATCAAGGATTACCAGGAAACCAATTCCGGTGAAGTGGAAAAGACACTCAGAAAAGACCCGAAACGCGTTGATGAGAACCTCAAGGGATTGAGGGAGGAGCTCGAGCTACTCGGTGGCAAGCCTGTGTTGGTGGCTCTCGGATACGCCGCCGAGAAAAAACTGAGACGCATGAGGTCGGAAGGGTATGAAGTGGTCAGGATATTGCATCCCGCACGCTACATCGGCAAAAAGGAGTATCGCGATAGAGTGCTGGAGGTCTTGGACAACATTCGAAAATAA
- a CDS encoding helix-turn-helix transcriptional regulator yields MEAQLMRLQDLRLEEGMSLEQLAGLSGVDHDRLAMFENNPETVRNMHLDTACQIAKALHCNVLELHPDEGWRGGIHCAESGLRDIRRTRGYTQSELSEMTGIPQPNISWFETGYRSTSGMRLDTARRLSEALQCDPTDFLKEAYRRYEFKCCI; encoded by the coding sequence ATGGAGGCGCAGCTTATGAGGCTACAGGACCTGAGACTCGAAGAAGGAATGTCTCTGGAACAACTGGCCGGGCTCTCCGGCGTGGATCATGATCGTCTCGCCATGTTCGAAAACAATCCGGAAACCGTACGCAATATGCATTTGGACACCGCTTGCCAAATTGCCAAAGCATTGCACTGCAACGTGTTGGAGCTCCATCCCGACGAAGGTTGGAGAGGCGGAATCCACTGCGCTGAATCCGGTCTAAGAGACATTCGTCGGACTCGCGGCTATACGCAAAGCGAGTTGTCAGAGATGACAGGGATTCCCCAGCCGAACATCTCTTGGTTTGAGACAGGCTATCGCTCAACCTCAGGCATGCGGCTGGATACAGCCAGGCGTCTGTCGGAAGCGCTTCAATGCGATCCAACAGATTTCCTAAAAGAAGCGTATCGCCGATATGAATTTAAGTGTTGTATCTGA
- a CDS encoding cation-translocating P-type ATPase, giving the protein MVDRKEDQSTQFRETSSGNFEQAKNIATQTQVDPSLADAQTVAQSLGVDLNTGLSQAEAKRRLDKYGPNELASAPPVPKWKKFLEQFKDPLVYLLLAATGISFVAWFIERANAVPGAEGGEALPFDAIVIVLILIVNAVLGYIQESKAEAAVEALSSMTAPQTNVLRDGQIERINTVDVVPGDIIVLGEGDSVSADGRLFTAASLRIAEASLTGESVPVGKKTDTLAQAKALGDRANMVFNGTSVTQGTGRAIVTSTGMGTQVGKIADLLQATEDDETPLQKEMNYVSKILGIAVCIIAVVVLVALALTEGFQDVHDVIDSLLLAVSLAVAAVPEGLAAILTVVLALGVQRMAMHNAIVKKLHSVETLGSASVICSDKTGTLTRNEMTVERVVTPSGEVQLTGTGYAPEGRMVVDSQTMEHAQIREIIESEAVATLAVGALANDGELREVAASAGNTENVTWEAVGDPTEVSLIVAARKVKANRKYANYERVGEIPFTSERKRMSIVARDNTDAGRLTVFSKGAPDVLLGYCSRIAVGGAVRPLTEGDRQQILATVEQLSSDAYRTLGQAYRPLGTASLAQVPGVMLNSAGHVADIAEQSDVLENDLIWVGMVGIIDPPRTEVRDSVAEAHRAGIRTVMITGDHPLTAARIATDLGIIDKGGKAMTGSQLDELPDEAAFDKVTSEVSVYARVAPEHKLKIVESLQRQGNIVAMTGDGVNDAPAVKTADIGVAMGITGTEVTKQSAKMILADDNFSTIVAAVREGRGIFDNIRKFLRYLLSSNVGEVFTVFGGVMLAGFLGITQPGSQGVIVPLLATQLLWINLLTDAAPALAMGVDPSTDDVMARKPRKLTDRVIDAEMWGDIIFIGVIMAAVTLIGMDMHLAGGLFTDRSVDAIGHDAQMTEARTMGFTILVFAQMLNAIASRSHLQSAFVGLFSNKWLWGALALSTVLQLAVIYIPFLNIAFGTVPLSAGAWVECLGLAMIVLIASELRKCVLRAR; this is encoded by the coding sequence ATGGTTGATCGCAAGGAAGATCAATCCACCCAATTCCGCGAGACCAGTTCGGGAAATTTCGAACAAGCGAAGAATATCGCAACGCAAACGCAAGTCGATCCGTCGCTCGCCGATGCACAAACCGTCGCGCAATCGCTTGGCGTCGATTTGAATACCGGCCTGAGCCAAGCGGAAGCCAAGCGGCGACTCGACAAGTACGGACCGAACGAACTCGCATCCGCACCACCGGTGCCAAAATGGAAGAAATTCCTCGAACAATTCAAAGATCCCCTCGTCTACCTGCTGTTGGCTGCAACCGGCATTTCGTTCGTCGCATGGTTCATAGAACGGGCCAACGCCGTACCAGGTGCGGAAGGTGGCGAAGCATTGCCGTTCGACGCCATCGTCATCGTGCTGATTCTCATCGTCAACGCGGTGCTCGGCTACATTCAGGAATCGAAGGCGGAAGCGGCCGTCGAAGCGCTCTCCAGCATGACCGCGCCGCAGACCAACGTGCTGCGTGACGGTCAAATCGAACGCATCAACACGGTTGACGTGGTGCCCGGCGACATCATCGTGCTCGGTGAAGGCGACTCCGTCTCCGCGGACGGACGCCTCTTTACGGCCGCCAGCCTGCGCATCGCGGAAGCCAGCCTCACCGGCGAAAGCGTGCCCGTCGGCAAAAAGACCGACACCCTCGCACAGGCGAAAGCCCTCGGCGACCGCGCCAACATGGTGTTCAACGGCACGTCCGTAACGCAAGGCACCGGCCGCGCCATCGTAACCAGCACCGGTATGGGCACGCAGGTCGGCAAAATCGCGGACCTGCTGCAAGCCACGGAAGACGACGAAACCCCGCTGCAAAAGGAAATGAACTACGTTTCCAAAATCCTCGGCATTGCGGTATGCATCATTGCGGTCGTGGTGCTGGTCGCGCTCGCGCTTACCGAAGGATTCCAAGACGTTCACGATGTAATCGATTCGCTACTGTTGGCCGTTTCTCTGGCTGTCGCGGCCGTGCCGGAAGGTTTGGCTGCGATTCTTACGGTAGTGCTCGCGCTCGGCGTGCAGCGCATGGCCATGCACAATGCGATCGTCAAGAAACTGCATTCGGTGGAAACGCTCGGTTCCGCTTCGGTGATCTGCTCCGACAAAACCGGTACGCTCACCCGCAATGAGATGACCGTGGAGCGTGTGGTCACACCGAGCGGTGAAGTGCAGCTCACGGGCACCGGCTATGCGCCGGAAGGCCGCATGGTGGTTGATTCGCAGACCATGGAACATGCGCAAATACGCGAGATTATCGAATCGGAAGCCGTCGCAACCCTTGCCGTGGGTGCGCTGGCAAACGACGGCGAACTGCGCGAAGTCGCCGCTTCTGCCGGCAATACGGAAAACGTAACGTGGGAAGCGGTCGGCGACCCGACCGAAGTCTCACTCATTGTCGCAGCACGAAAAGTGAAGGCGAATCGCAAGTATGCCAACTATGAGCGCGTCGGCGAAATCCCCTTCACTTCTGAACGTAAGCGCATGTCCATCGTGGCGCGAGACAACACCGATGCCGGCCGCTTGACCGTCTTCTCCAAGGGTGCCCCCGATGTGCTTCTTGGATATTGCAGCAGAATTGCGGTCGGCGGTGCCGTTCGTCCACTTACGGAAGGTGATCGTCAGCAGATTCTTGCGACTGTCGAACAGCTTTCTTCCGACGCGTACCGCACGTTGGGTCAGGCCTACCGTCCGCTCGGTACCGCTTCGCTTGCACAAGTGCCAGGAGTCATGCTGAACTCCGCGGGTCATGTTGCCGATATTGCGGAACAAAGCGATGTGCTTGAGAATGATTTGATTTGGGTCGGTATGGTCGGCATCATCGATCCGCCGCGTACGGAAGTGCGTGATTCCGTGGCAGAAGCGCATCGCGCCGGCATCCGTACGGTAATGATTACCGGCGACCACCCGCTGACCGCAGCTCGCATCGCCACCGATTTGGGCATTATCGACAAGGGTGGCAAGGCCATGACCGGCAGTCAGCTTGACGAACTGCCCGACGAAGCGGCCTTCGACAAGGTGACCAGTGAAGTGTCCGTCTATGCGCGAGTCGCGCCGGAACACAAGCTGAAAATCGTCGAATCGTTGCAGAGGCAAGGGAATATCGTGGCCATGACCGGCGACGGCGTGAACGACGCTCCTGCCGTCAAAACCGCCGATATCGGCGTCGCCATGGGCATTACCGGCACTGAAGTAACCAAACAAAGCGCGAAAATGATTCTCGCCGACGACAACTTCAGCACCATCGTCGCAGCCGTGCGCGAAGGACGAGGCATTTTCGACAACATCCGCAAGTTCCTGCGCTACCTGCTGAGCTCCAATGTGGGCGAAGTGTTCACCGTGTTCGGCGGCGTGATGCTCGCCGGATTCCTCGGCATCACCCAGCCCGGCAGCCAAGGCGTGATTGTGCCGCTGCTCGCCACGCAGCTGCTGTGGATCAACCTGCTCACCGATGCTGCGCCCGCGCTCGCTATGGGTGTCGACCCGTCTACCGATGACGTGATGGCACGCAAACCTCGCAAACTCACCGATCGTGTGATTGACGCCGAAATGTGGGGCGACATCATTTTCATTGGTGTGATTATGGCGGCCGTCACCCTGATCGGCATGGACATGCATTTGGCCGGAGGCCTGTTCACCGACCGCTCCGTCGATGCGATCGGCCACGACGCGCAAATGACTGAAGCGCGCACCATGGGCTTCACGATTCTCGTATTCGCCCAAATGCTGAACGCGATTGCCTCGCGCTCGCACTTGCAGTCGGCGTTCGTCGGACTGTTCTCCAACAAGTGGCTATGGGGCGCGCTCGCACTGAGCACGGTGCTGCAGTTGGCGGTGATCTACATTCCGTTCCTCAACATCGCTTTCGGCACGGTACCGCTCAGCGCCGGCGCATGGGTCGAATGCTTGGGCCTTGCCATGATCGTGCTCATCGCCTCCGAACTGCGCAAATGCGTCCTCCGCGCCAGATAA